The following are encoded in a window of Candidatus Sericytochromatia bacterium genomic DNA:
- a CDS encoding tetratricopeptide repeat protein: MPLDVVKPVDNPDFISVLVASRGRPEALGRYLLSVRDTVARPDLIDVWVYRDNDDESESLDLQKLVGPIIKVHVIEGPPLLTQGEICNTLRRACTSNPGIYCPGGDKLRYETFGWDEEVRQAFSYYPDRLALVFLRDQINGKNFASTFLISAEWANALGRIFTEYFPFWYDDTWLNSLAQMIGRFHPLQSTLRVQIGETQRMQNLLFWEQFFNCTFPVRVKESERLRELLIPTRHDDDTALTEAVNTLHAVWRESSQLPPMRKIQLVQLERRQSKRLRTSNPRDAGDSVYRLVERRAAELLRQWAAADRDEESQQRFAKGLRLTSDAAEAHVAEAMEFLKTGDLSAAKQIAGDLLERFPNFPESHEVWARVLSAEHRLEEAESALRGARKLFPLYIGILHLHGAVLFCLNRLGEASLVFDQLAGYVREGTWTQQDGLINLGQFELTRENYHQALEWFQLAVHRDDSDVDAWYGVLAAAQQLGLTSEREKALLRIRRLKGSADTAVGEHSLQGA; the protein is encoded by the coding sequence ATGCCACTCGATGTTGTTAAACCTGTGGACAACCCCGATTTCATCAGTGTCTTGGTGGCATCCAGGGGACGTCCGGAGGCCCTTGGCCGATATCTGCTATCCGTTCGCGACACCGTCGCCCGTCCAGACTTGATTGATGTATGGGTGTACCGGGACAACGATGACGAGTCAGAAAGTTTGGATCTGCAGAAACTCGTGGGTCCTATCATAAAAGTTCACGTGATCGAAGGTCCCCCACTTCTGACACAAGGCGAAATTTGCAACACATTGCGACGGGCCTGCACGAGTAATCCTGGGATCTATTGCCCAGGTGGTGACAAGTTGCGATATGAGACTTTTGGATGGGATGAGGAGGTCAGGCAAGCATTCTCTTATTACCCCGACCGGTTAGCCTTGGTTTTTCTCAGGGATCAGATTAATGGTAAGAATTTCGCCTCAACTTTCTTGATCAGTGCTGAATGGGCAAACGCGTTGGGCAGAATTTTTACGGAGTATTTTCCATTTTGGTACGATGATACCTGGCTTAATTCATTGGCTCAGATGATTGGGCGCTTCCATCCTCTTCAATCAACCTTGCGGGTCCAGATAGGGGAAACGCAACGGATGCAGAATCTCTTGTTCTGGGAGCAGTTCTTCAACTGTACGTTCCCTGTTCGCGTGAAGGAATCTGAGCGCTTGCGCGAATTACTGATTCCGACTAGGCACGACGATGACACTGCCCTGACTGAGGCGGTCAACACGCTGCATGCGGTTTGGCGAGAGTCGTCTCAATTACCCCCGATGCGGAAGATTCAGTTGGTTCAACTTGAACGGCGCCAGTCGAAACGGCTTCGCACGTCAAATCCGCGTGATGCTGGCGATTCTGTTTACCGTTTGGTCGAAAGAAGGGCCGCCGAATTGCTGCGGCAATGGGCGGCTGCTGATCGCGATGAGGAAAGTCAGCAACGGTTCGCGAAAGGCTTGCGGTTGACCAGTGATGCCGCCGAGGCACATGTTGCCGAAGCGATGGAATTTTTGAAGACGGGAGATCTCAGCGCTGCCAAGCAAATCGCCGGAGATTTGCTTGAGCGATTCCCGAACTTTCCTGAAAGCCACGAAGTCTGGGCGCGTGTTTTGAGTGCTGAACACAGACTTGAAGAGGCTGAGTCAGCCTTGAGAGGGGCGCGCAAATTGTTTCCGCTTTACATCGGTATCCTTCACCTGCACGGCGCGGTTTTGTTTTGCTTGAATCGTCTGGGTGAGGCCAGCCTGGTCTTTGACCAACTTGCCGGCTATGTTCGAGAAGGTACCTGGACGCAGCAAGATGGGTTGATCAACCTCGGCCAATTCGAATTGACCCGGGAGAATTATCATCAGGCCCTCGAGTGGTTTCAACTCGCGGTCCATAGGGATGACTCCGACGTGGACGCCTGGTATGGTGTGTTGGCCGCTGCACAGCAACTTGGTCTGACGTCGGAACGAGAAAAAGCTTTGCTTCGCATTCGGCGGCTAAAGGGCTCGGCTGACACAGCCGTCGGAGAGCATTCATTGCAAGGGGCCTGA
- a CDS encoding thiamine pyrophosphate-dependent dehydrogenase E1 component subunit alpha, with protein MPSPSNAESLRESLLYQCLRIRMVEEKIIELYPTDQIQSPVHLSIGQEAVAVGVCAHLRRDDWVFINYRGHAFYLAKGGPLPAFFAELMGRRDGLSKGKAGSMHLAAPDCGVIGASAVVASSISHAVGAALASKIRGETGRVFVANFGDGAMEQGVFHESLNFAALHQVPVLFLCEDNGLAVHTSCSARQAFSVRRLIEAYGIAYYELKEGYDPENVRALAGVAIEKVRQEQCPVFIKVHTARYREHVGPGEDFHAGYRSEAEMNAWKAKDPLMQSSSVLDSYRAVITTEIEAALQMANASPLPTLEDLLTDVL; from the coding sequence ATGCCCAGCCCATCTAACGCCGAAAGCCTCAGAGAATCTCTTCTCTACCAGTGTCTGCGCATTCGCATGGTAGAAGAAAAGATCATCGAGTTGTATCCGACCGATCAGATTCAAAGCCCTGTACATCTCTCTATCGGTCAGGAGGCAGTGGCTGTAGGTGTCTGCGCACATCTCCGTCGAGATGATTGGGTCTTTATCAACTATCGCGGCCACGCCTTTTACCTGGCAAAAGGCGGGCCGTTGCCGGCGTTTTTCGCTGAGTTGATGGGCAGACGGGATGGGTTGAGCAAAGGAAAAGCCGGTTCAATGCATCTGGCGGCTCCAGATTGTGGTGTCATCGGGGCTTCCGCAGTGGTGGCCTCGTCGATCTCTCACGCGGTGGGAGCGGCACTGGCATCAAAAATTCGAGGCGAGACCGGCAGGGTTTTTGTTGCCAATTTCGGCGATGGGGCTATGGAACAAGGTGTGTTTCACGAGTCCCTGAACTTTGCCGCGTTGCATCAGGTTCCTGTTCTCTTCCTGTGTGAAGACAATGGATTGGCCGTGCATACATCCTGCTCAGCCCGGCAGGCTTTCTCCGTGCGGCGCCTCATTGAAGCCTATGGCATCGCTTATTATGAGTTGAAGGAGGGCTATGACCCTGAGAATGTCAGGGCACTGGCTGGGGTCGCAATCGAAAAGGTTCGCCAAGAGCAGTGCCCCGTATTTATCAAGGTTCACACGGCCCGCTATCGTGAACACGTCGGGCCGGGGGAGGACTTCCACGCAGGCTATCGCTCCGAAGCAGAGATGAACGCTTGGAAGGCCAAAGACCCCCTGATGCAGTCCTCCTCGGTACTCGATTCATATCGAGCTGTAATCACCACGGAAATTGAAGCGGCTTTACAGATGGCCAACGCATCGCCGTTGCCGACGCTGGAGGATTTGTTGACAGATGTCCTCTAG